GCGGCACGACGAGGCCATCATGCAATCGCCCTGTCGTGGATCGTGGATCGTGGACCGTGGATGGTGGATGGTGGGGCCTGCTCAGACTGAGCCGTGATCGGTTGACTCGGCGGCCGGCCGCGGGAACGTCTGGGCCAGCCAGCCCTGCCAGACCGCCTGCTCGCGGGCAGCGACGTCGTCGCAGCCAGGGCCGTAGACGTTGATGTGGACCATCATGAACGACTGCGCCTCGGACCCGCCGCCCGTCGCGAGCCAGGCGATGCCGGGCATCGGCGTGTCGATCAGGGCGGTCAGGATCCGCTCGTCCACGCCGACCGCGCGACCGTGCAGCCTGGGGGCATCCGGGCGGTCGATGTCGATCTCGGTATCGAGGTGGAGCGGCGGCAGGGCCAGCGCCTCCCGAAACGCCCGCCAGGACTCCGCGAACGTCCCGGCCACCGGCCACATGACCTGGACGGACGCGCCGCGCTGCCCCGGGAAGTACCGGACGTTGTGCGCCAGGAACTCGAAGGCCCACTGCCAACCTTCGGGGCCGGTCGGGACCTCGGCGCTGAAGTCGTCTTCCTTCTCGGCAGCCGTGAACCAGCTGTCCACCAGCCGCAGCGTGCAGGTCTCCCCCTCGTCCGGCTCGATGCTGAACTCCCAGGCGTGCGGCCCGGCGCTCTCGGGGAAGGCGTAGGAGAACCGGTGCGGCGGCTCCCAGACGGTCACCCGCGCGGCGACCGGCTGGTTGGGGTCCGCGACGACCTTGCCGCCCACGAACTCCTCGATCTCCATGCGCGTGAACCAGAGCGTGACGCCGGGGCCCGTGGCAATCGCCTGCCAGATGGCCTCTGGCGTGGCGTGGATCTCCGTGGACACCTCGAACTGGTGGTGGCGCGGCGCAGACGCGTCGGCGTGCGAATCGGTCACGGTGACTCCTCGGAATCTGGCTCTGGCTGGTCTGGCGCGGGGATCGGGTGCGCCGCCAGCATCAGGCGATAGGCGCGGCCATCCGGGGCGGCGCCGTCGTGGTAGCGAGCCGCCAGCCGGGTCACGGCGTCGGTCAGCTCGGCGGCGAACTGCGCGCGCTCGGCCGGCGAGCGAAAGCGGATCTCGGCGTCGAGCGCCAGCACCGGCAGCCGAAGTCGGGCCTGAGCCGCCCGGC
This genomic stretch from Chloroflexota bacterium harbors:
- a CDS encoding SRPBCC domain-containing protein is translated as MTDSHADASAPRHHQFEVSTEIHATPEAIWQAIATGPGVTLWFTRMEIEEFVGGKVVADPNQPVAARVTVWEPPHRFSYAFPESAGPHAWEFSIEPDEGETCTLRLVDSWFTAAEKEDDFSAEVPTGPEGWQWAFEFLAHNVRYFPGQRGASVQVMWPVAGTFAESWRAFREALALPPLHLDTEIDIDRPDAPRLHGRAVGVDERILTALIDTPMPGIAWLATGGGSEAQSFMMVHINVYGPGCDDVAAREQAVWQGWLAQTFPRPAAESTDHGSV